One region of Mycobacterium riyadhense genomic DNA includes:
- the pyrR gene encoding bifunctional pyr operon transcriptional regulator/uracil phosphoribosyltransferase PyrR encodes MGATDRELMSAADVGRTISRMAHQIIEKTALDSPEAPRVVLLGIPTRGVILATRLAAKIAEYIGVEVGHGALDITLYRDDLMSKPPRPLEATAIPAGGVDDALVIFVDDVLYSGRSVRSALDALRDVGRPRLVQLAVLVDRGHRELPVRADYVGKNVPTSRSESVHVLLHESDGRDGVVITR; translated from the coding sequence ATGGGGGCCACCGACAGGGAATTGATGTCTGCGGCCGATGTCGGACGCACGATTTCCCGGATGGCGCACCAGATCATCGAGAAGACCGCGCTCGATAGTCCTGAGGCGCCGCGGGTGGTGCTGCTAGGCATTCCGACTCGCGGCGTGATCCTGGCCACCAGGCTGGCCGCCAAGATCGCCGAATACATCGGCGTTGAGGTTGGCCACGGCGCGCTGGACATCACCCTGTACCGCGACGACCTGATGAGCAAGCCGCCGCGCCCGCTGGAAGCGACGGCGATCCCGGCCGGCGGCGTCGACGACGCGCTGGTGATCTTCGTCGACGACGTGCTGTACTCCGGGCGCTCAGTGCGATCGGCCCTGGACGCGCTGCGCGACGTGGGCCGGCCGCGGCTGGTGCAACTGGCGGTGCTGGTCGACCGCGGCCATCGCGAATTGCCGGTGCGCGCCGACTATGTGGGCAAGAACGTGCCCACCTCCCGCAGCGAAAGCGTGCACGTGCTGCTGCACGAATCCGACGGTCGCGACGGCGTGGTGATCACCCGATGA
- a CDS encoding aspartate carbamoyltransferase catalytic subunit, protein MTPRHLLAAGDLSRDDAIAILDDADRFAEALVGREIKKLPTLRGRTVITMFYENSTRTRVSFEVAGKWMSADVINVSAAGSSVGKGESLRDTARTLRAAGADALIIRHPASGAAHLLAEWTGSKDDGPSVINAGDGTHEHPTQALLDALTIRQRLGGIEDRRIVIVGDILHSRVARSNVVLLHTLGAEVVLVAPPTLLPVGVDGWPATVSYDFDAELPAADAVLMLRVQAERMNGGFFPSVREYSVRYGLSDRRQAMLPDHAVVLHPGPMVRGMEIASSVADSSQSAVLQQVSNGVHVRMAVLFHVLVGAQEAAA, encoded by the coding sequence ATGACTCCCAGACATCTGCTGGCCGCCGGCGACTTGAGCCGCGACGACGCCATCGCAATTCTAGATGACGCCGATCGGTTCGCCGAGGCGCTGGTAGGCCGCGAGATCAAGAAGCTACCCACGTTGCGAGGCCGCACCGTCATCACGATGTTTTACGAGAACTCGACACGCACCCGGGTGTCGTTCGAGGTGGCCGGCAAGTGGATGAGCGCCGACGTGATCAACGTCAGCGCCGCCGGATCGTCGGTGGGCAAAGGGGAGTCGCTGCGCGACACCGCACGTACCCTGCGTGCGGCCGGCGCAGACGCGCTGATCATCCGGCATCCGGCGTCCGGCGCCGCGCATCTGCTGGCCGAGTGGACCGGAAGTAAGGACGACGGTCCGTCGGTGATCAATGCCGGCGACGGCACTCACGAGCATCCGACGCAGGCGCTGTTGGACGCGCTGACCATCCGGCAGCGGCTGGGCGGCATCGAAGACCGGCGCATCGTGATCGTCGGCGACATCCTGCACAGTCGGGTAGCCCGCTCCAACGTTGTACTGCTGCACACCCTGGGCGCCGAGGTGGTGCTGGTGGCGCCGCCGACGCTGCTGCCGGTAGGGGTCGACGGTTGGCCGGCCACCGTCTCCTATGACTTTGACGCCGAGCTGCCCGCTGCGGACGCGGTGTTGATGCTGCGGGTGCAGGCCGAGCGGATGAACGGCGGCTTCTTCCCGTCGGTTCGTGAGTACTCGGTACGTTATGGCCTTTCCGATCGGCGTCAGGCGATGCTTCCCGACCACGCCGTGGTGCTGCATCCAGGCCCGATGGTGCGCGGCATGGAGATCGCATCCTCGGTCGCTGACTCGTCGCAATCGGCTGTGCTGCAACAGGTTTCTAACGGCGTCCATGTGCGGATGGCGGTGCTGTTCCATGTCCTGGTGGGAGCGCAGGAGGCCGCGGCGTGA
- a CDS encoding dihydroorotase: MSVLIRGVRLYGEGERVDVLVDDGQIAEIGAGLQRPRSLQEDLDVIDATGHVLLPGFVDLHTHLREPGREYAEDIETGSAAAALGGYTAVFAMANTNPVADSPVVTDHVWHRGQQVGLVDVHPVGAVTVGLGGTELTEMGMMAAGAAQVRIFSDDGICVHDPLVMRRALEYAKGLGALIAQHAEEPRLTAGAVAHEGPTAARLGLAGWPRAAEESIVARDALLARDAGARVHICHASTAGTVDLLKWAKGQGISITAEVTPHHLLLDDSRLAGYDGVNRVNPPLREAADAIALRQALADGIIDCVATDHAPHAEHEKCVEFGAARPGMLGLQTALSVVVQTMVAPGLLTWRGVARVMSENPARIACLPDHGRPLEVGEPANLTVVDPDATWTVAGTDLASRSANTPYESMTLPTTVTATLLRGKVTARDGKSPV, encoded by the coding sequence GTGAGCGTGCTGATTCGTGGTGTCAGGTTGTACGGCGAGGGGGAGCGGGTCGACGTGCTGGTCGACGACGGTCAGATCGCCGAAATCGGTGCGGGACTGCAGCGGCCCCGATCTCTCCAAGAAGATCTGGACGTCATTGACGCCACCGGACACGTGCTGCTGCCCGGGTTTGTCGACCTGCACACCCACCTGCGCGAACCCGGCCGCGAATACGCCGAGGATATCGAAACAGGTTCGGCGGCAGCGGCTTTGGGTGGCTACACCGCGGTGTTCGCGATGGCCAACACCAACCCGGTCGCCGACAGCCCGGTGGTCACCGACCACGTCTGGCACCGCGGCCAGCAGGTCGGCCTGGTCGACGTGCATCCGGTCGGTGCGGTCACGGTCGGGCTGGGCGGAACCGAGCTCACCGAAATGGGCATGATGGCTGCCGGTGCCGCCCAGGTGCGGATCTTCTCCGACGACGGCATCTGTGTTCATGACCCGCTGGTGATGCGCCGCGCCCTGGAATACGCGAAGGGTCTAGGGGCGCTGATCGCTCAGCACGCGGAGGAACCGCGGCTGACCGCCGGCGCGGTCGCGCACGAGGGCCCCACGGCCGCCAGGCTGGGGCTGGCCGGTTGGCCCAGAGCCGCGGAGGAATCGATCGTCGCTCGCGACGCGCTACTAGCCCGCGATGCCGGTGCCCGGGTGCACATCTGCCACGCCTCCACCGCGGGCACCGTCGATCTTCTGAAATGGGCTAAGGGACAAGGTATTTCGATCACCGCCGAGGTCACTCCGCATCACCTTTTGCTCGACGACAGCAGACTGGCCGGCTATGACGGGGTGAACCGGGTCAACCCCCCGCTGCGCGAGGCCGCCGACGCGATCGCGCTGCGCCAAGCGCTAGCCGACGGAATCATCGACTGTGTGGCCACCGACCATGCGCCGCACGCAGAGCACGAGAAATGCGTCGAGTTCGGCGCGGCGCGCCCCGGCATGCTGGGGTTGCAGACCGCGTTGTCGGTGGTGGTGCAGACGATGGTGGCACCGGGGCTGCTGACCTGGCGCGGTGTCGCCCGGGTAATGAGTGAGAACCCGGCCCGCATCGCATGTTTGCCCGATCATGGCCGGCCGCTGGAGGTGGGCGAGCCGGCCAATCTGACCGTCGTGGACCCCGACGCGACCTGGACGGTCGCCGGGACCGACCTGGCCAGCCGCTCGGCCAACACGCCGTACGAGTCGATGACCCTGCCCACCACCGTCACTGCCACGCTGCTGCGTGGGAAGGTCACCGCCCGGGACGGAAAGAGCCCGGTATGA
- a CDS encoding transporter has translation MNTGTLVGSLIFAAVLVVVIAVMIQLMMRGWRRRSQRQQELIGTLPGVPDTLGSASATTRGLYCGCTLAPEWNERVTVGDLGYRSKAVLTRYPEGIMVERPRAQPIWIPAESITAIRMERGIAGKVVARYGILVIRWRLPSGAEIDTGFRANNRDEYSDWLQEERRP, from the coding sequence ATGAACACCGGCACGCTGGTGGGGTCGCTGATCTTCGCGGCCGTGCTGGTGGTGGTGATCGCGGTGATGATCCAGCTGATGATGCGGGGTTGGCGGCGCCGTTCGCAGCGCCAGCAGGAGCTGATCGGAACCCTACCCGGCGTGCCCGATACCCTCGGCTCGGCCAGCGCCACCACCCGCGGGCTCTATTGCGGCTGCACGCTGGCGCCAGAGTGGAACGAACGAGTCACCGTGGGTGACCTCGGCTACCGCAGCAAGGCGGTGCTCACCCGCTATCCCGAGGGGATCATGGTGGAACGCCCACGGGCTCAACCGATTTGGATTCCCGCGGAATCGATCACCGCCATCCGGATGGAGCGCGGCATTGCCGGCAAGGTGGTGGCCCGCTACGGGATCCTGGTGATCCGGTGGCGGTTGCCGTCGGGCGCCGAGATCGACACCGGATTTCGGGCGAACAACCGCGACGAGTACTCGGATTGGCTACAGGAGGAGCGGCGCCCATGA
- the carA gene encoding glutamine-hydrolyzing carbamoyl-phosphate synthase small subunit — MSKALLVLEDGRIFTGKAFGEIGQTLGEAVFSTGMSGYQETLTDPSYHRQIVVATAPQIGNTGWNGEDAESRGDKIWVAGYAVRDPSPRASNWRATGTLEEELIRQRVVGIAGIDTRAVVRHLRSRGSMKAGVFSGAALADPVELLERVRSQQPMLGADLAGEVSTSGTYVVEPEGPHRFTIAALDLGIKTNTPRNFARRGVRSHVLPVSVTFEQIAEIKPHGVFLSNGPGDPATADEVVALTREVLGAGIPLFGICFGNQILGRALGLSTYKMVFGHRGINIPVIDHATGRVAVTAQNHGFALEGEAGQRFDTPFGSAVVSHTCANDGVVEGVKLKDGRAFSVQYHPEAAAGPHDAEYLFDQFVELMEGRR, encoded by the coding sequence ATGAGTAAAGCGCTGCTGGTACTCGAGGACGGCCGGATCTTCACCGGAAAGGCGTTCGGCGAGATCGGCCAGACGCTCGGCGAGGCGGTGTTTAGCACCGGCATGTCGGGTTACCAGGAGACGCTGACCGACCCCAGCTATCACCGCCAAATCGTGGTCGCCACCGCACCGCAAATCGGCAACACCGGCTGGAACGGAGAGGACGCCGAAAGCCGCGGTGACAAGATCTGGGTCGCCGGCTACGCGGTGCGCGACCCGTCGCCGCGCGCCTCCAACTGGCGCGCCACCGGCACCCTGGAGGAGGAGCTCATCCGCCAGCGCGTCGTCGGCATCGCCGGTATTGACACCCGGGCCGTGGTGCGCCATCTGCGCAGTCGCGGGTCGATGAAGGCCGGGGTGTTCTCCGGGGCCGCGCTGGCCGACCCCGTCGAGTTGCTCGAGCGGGTGCGGTCCCAGCAGCCGATGCTGGGTGCCGATCTCGCCGGCGAGGTCAGCACGTCGGGCACCTATGTCGTGGAACCCGAAGGGCCGCACCGATTTACAATCGCAGCGCTGGACCTCGGCATCAAGACCAACACGCCGCGCAACTTTGCCCGGCGCGGCGTCCGTAGCCACGTCCTGCCGGTTTCGGTCACCTTCGAGCAGATCGCCGAGATCAAGCCACACGGTGTGTTCCTGTCCAATGGGCCCGGCGACCCGGCTACCGCCGACGAAGTCGTCGCCCTCACCCGGGAAGTGCTGGGCGCCGGAATCCCGTTGTTCGGCATCTGTTTCGGCAACCAGATCCTGGGCCGTGCGCTGGGCTTGTCGACCTACAAGATGGTGTTCGGTCACCGTGGCATCAACATTCCAGTCATCGACCACGCCACCGGGCGGGTCGCGGTGACCGCCCAGAATCACGGCTTCGCGCTGGAAGGGGAGGCGGGTCAGCGATTCGACACGCCGTTCGGCTCGGCCGTTGTGAGCCACACCTGCGCCAACGACGGAGTGGTTGAAGGCGTGAAACTCAAAGATGGACGGGCGTTTTCGGTGCAGTACCACCCCGAAGCCGCCGCCGGCCCCCACGATGCCGAGTATCTGTTCGACCAATTCGTTGAGCTAATGGAAGGCCGGCGGTGA
- the carB gene encoding carbamoyl-phosphate synthase large subunit has protein sequence MPRRTDLHHVLVIGSGPIVIGQACEFDYSGTQACRVLRAEGLQVSLVNSNPATIMTDPEFADHTYIEPITPAFVERVIAQQAERGNRIDALLATLGGQTALNTAVALYENGTLEKYGVELIGADFEAIQRGEDRQRFKDIVAKVGGESARSRVCFTMHEVRETVEELGLPVVVRPSFTMGGLGSGMAHSAGEVDRMAGAGLAASPSANVLIEESIYGWKEFELELMRDGHDNVVVVCSIENVDPMGVHTGDSVTVAPAMTLTDREYQRMRDLGIAILREVGVDTGGCNIQFAVNPKDGRLIVIEMNPRVSRSSALASKATGFPIAKIAAKLAIGYTLDEILNDITKETPACFEPTLDYVVVKAPRFAFEKFPGADPTLTTTMKSVGEAMSLGRNFVEALGKVMRSLETGRAGFWTAPDHKGPEEDVAAILARLQTPTEGRMYDIELALRLGASIDEVAQASGVDPWFVAQINELVTLRTELVDAPVLDADLLRHAKHSGLSDRQIAALRPELAGEDGVWSLRERLGIHPVYKTVDTCAAEFEAKTPYHYSSYELDPAAETEVVPQTEKPKVLILGSGPNRIGQGIEFDYSCVHAATTLSQAGFETVMVNCNPETVSTDYDTADRLYFEPLTFEDVLEVFHAEAQSGNGGPGVVGVIVQLGGQTPLGLAQRLADAGVPIVGTPPEAIDLAEDRGAFGDLLTAAGLPAPKYGTATTFAQARRIADEIGYPVLVRPSYVLGGRGMEIVYDEETLRAYITRATQLSPEHPVLVDRFLEDAVEIDVDALCDGTEVYIGGIMEHIEEAGIHSGDSACALPPVTLGRSDIEKVRKATEAIAHGIGVVGLLNVQYALKDDVLYVLEANPRASRTVPFVSKATAIPLAKACARIMLGASISALRQEGMLVASGDGASAAPDAPIAVKEAVLPFHRFRSADGAAIDSLLGPEMKSTGEVMGIDRDFGSAFAKSQTAAYGSLPAQGTVFVSVANRDKRSLVFPVKRLADLGFRVLATEGTAEMLRRNGIPCDEVRKHFESPQAGRPAVSSVDAIRAGEIDMVINTPYGNSGPRIDGYEIRSAAVAVNIPCVTTVQGASAAVQGIEAGIRGDIGVRSLQELHRAIGPRSAQQ, from the coding sequence GTGCCGCGTCGCACCGACTTGCACCATGTGCTGGTGATCGGCTCCGGGCCGATCGTCATCGGGCAGGCTTGTGAGTTCGACTACTCCGGCACCCAGGCATGCCGGGTGCTGCGGGCCGAGGGCTTGCAAGTGAGCCTGGTCAACTCCAACCCGGCCACTATCATGACCGACCCGGAGTTCGCCGACCATACGTATATCGAGCCGATCACGCCGGCCTTCGTGGAGCGGGTGATCGCCCAGCAGGCCGAGCGCGGCAACAGGATTGACGCTCTGCTGGCCACCCTGGGCGGGCAGACCGCGCTCAACACCGCGGTCGCGCTGTACGAGAACGGCACCCTGGAGAAATACGGCGTCGAGCTCATCGGCGCCGATTTCGAGGCCATCCAACGCGGCGAGGACCGGCAGCGGTTCAAAGACATCGTAGCCAAGGTCGGCGGTGAGTCCGCCCGCAGCCGGGTGTGTTTCACCATGCACGAGGTCCGCGAGACGGTCGAGGAGCTGGGCTTGCCCGTCGTGGTGCGGCCAAGCTTCACCATGGGCGGGCTGGGCTCGGGCATGGCTCACTCCGCCGGGGAGGTCGACCGGATGGCCGGCGCTGGGCTGGCCGCCAGCCCCAGCGCCAATGTTTTGATCGAGGAATCGATTTACGGCTGGAAGGAATTCGAACTCGAGCTAATGCGCGACGGCCACGACAACGTGGTGGTGGTGTGCTCGATCGAGAACGTCGACCCGATGGGTGTGCACACCGGCGACTCGGTCACCGTGGCGCCGGCAATGACGCTGACCGACCGGGAATACCAGCGGATGCGGGATCTGGGCATCGCGATCCTGCGCGAGGTCGGTGTGGATACCGGCGGCTGCAACATCCAGTTCGCCGTCAACCCGAAAGACGGCCGGCTCATTGTCATCGAGATGAACCCGCGGGTATCGCGGTCCAGTGCGCTGGCGTCCAAGGCCACCGGCTTCCCGATCGCCAAGATCGCAGCCAAGCTGGCCATCGGTTACACGCTGGACGAGATCCTCAACGACATCACCAAGGAAACACCGGCCTGCTTCGAACCCACATTGGACTACGTCGTGGTCAAGGCGCCGCGGTTCGCGTTCGAGAAGTTCCCCGGCGCCGATCCCACGCTGACCACCACGATGAAATCGGTCGGCGAAGCAATGTCGTTGGGCCGCAACTTTGTCGAGGCACTCGGTAAGGTAATGCGGTCGCTGGAGACCGGCCGCGCCGGCTTCTGGACGGCGCCGGACCACAAGGGCCCGGAAGAAGACGTCGCCGCCATCCTGGCCCGGCTGCAAACCCCGACCGAAGGCCGGATGTATGACATCGAACTGGCGCTGCGGCTCGGCGCTTCGATCGACGAGGTGGCACAGGCGAGTGGCGTCGACCCGTGGTTCGTCGCGCAGATCAACGAACTCGTTACGCTGCGAACCGAGCTCGTCGACGCGCCGGTGCTCGATGCCGACCTGCTGCGGCATGCCAAGCACAGCGGACTGTCCGACCGCCAGATAGCGGCACTACGGCCGGAATTGGCCGGAGAAGACGGTGTGTGGTCGCTGCGCGAGCGATTGGGCATCCACCCGGTGTACAAAACCGTGGACACCTGCGCGGCCGAGTTCGAGGCTAAGACGCCCTACCACTACAGCAGCTACGAACTCGACCCGGCCGCCGAGACCGAAGTAGTGCCGCAGACCGAGAAGCCGAAGGTGCTGATCCTGGGGTCCGGCCCCAATCGGATCGGTCAGGGAATCGAATTCGACTACAGCTGTGTGCATGCGGCAACGACGTTGTCGCAGGCGGGGTTTGAGACCGTGATGGTCAACTGCAACCCCGAGACGGTTTCCACCGACTACGACACCGCAGACCGGCTGTACTTCGAGCCGCTGACATTCGAAGACGTCCTCGAGGTGTTCCACGCCGAGGCGCAGTCAGGCAACGGTGGCCCCGGCGTGGTCGGCGTCATCGTGCAACTCGGTGGCCAGACGCCGCTCGGGCTGGCGCAGCGACTCGCCGACGCCGGCGTACCGATCGTCGGAACCCCGCCGGAGGCCATCGACCTGGCAGAGGACCGCGGCGCATTCGGCGACCTGCTGACCGCCGCGGGATTGCCGGCTCCTAAGTACGGCACCGCAACGACTTTCGCGCAAGCACGCCGCATTGCCGACGAGATCGGCTACCCGGTGTTGGTGCGGCCGTCGTATGTGCTGGGCGGTCGCGGCATGGAGATTGTTTACGACGAGGAGACGCTGAGGGCCTACATCACCCGTGCCACCCAGCTGTCGCCGGAACATCCGGTGCTCGTCGACCGCTTCCTCGAGGATGCGGTCGAGATCGATGTCGACGCGCTTTGCGACGGCACCGAGGTCTACATCGGCGGGATCATGGAGCACATCGAGGAGGCCGGTATCCACTCCGGTGACTCGGCCTGCGCTTTGCCGCCGGTCACGCTGGGGCGCAGCGACATTGAGAAGGTACGCAAGGCTACCGAGGCCATCGCACACGGTATCGGCGTGGTGGGCCTGCTCAATGTGCAGTATGCGCTGAAAGACGATGTGCTCTACGTGCTGGAGGCCAACCCACGCGCGAGCCGCACCGTGCCGTTCGTTTCCAAGGCAACCGCGATTCCGCTCGCTAAGGCGTGCGCGCGGATAATGTTGGGCGCCAGCATATCTGCGCTTCGTCAGGAGGGAATGCTGGTGGCGTCCGGAGACGGTGCCAGCGCGGCCCCGGACGCCCCGATCGCGGTCAAGGAAGCGGTGTTGCCGTTCCACCGGTTCCGGAGCGCCGATGGGGCGGCGATCGACTCGCTGCTGGGTCCGGAGATGAAATCGACGGGCGAGGTGATGGGGATCGACCGCGATTTCGGCAGCGCGTTCGCTAAGAGTCAGACCGCCGCCTACGGTTCGCTGCCGGCGCAGGGCACCGTGTTCGTCTCGGTAGCCAACCGAGACAAGCGATCACTGGTGTTTCCGGTCAAACGGTTGGCGGACCTGGGCTTTCGTGTTCTCGCGACTGAGGGGACCGCAGAGATGTTGCGCCGCAATGGAATTCCCTGCGACGAGGTTCGCAAGCATTTTGAGTCGCCGCAGGCGGGCCGTCCCGCGGTGTCGTCGGTGGATGCAATCCGGGCCGGTGAGATCGACATGGTGATCAACACCCCTTACGGCAACTCCGGGCCACGGATCGACGGCTACGAGATCCGGTCGGCCGCGGTCGCCGTCAACATCCCCTGTGTCACCACGGTGCAGGGGGCCTCTGCCGCGGTGCAGGGCATCGAAGCGGGGATCCGCGGCGACATCGGGGTGCGGTCGCTGCAAGAGCTGCACCGCGCGATCGGTCCCCGGAGTGCACAGCAATGA
- the pyrF gene encoding orotidine-5'-phosphate decarboxylase: MTSFGVRLADAKSRRGPLCLGIDPHPELLRAWDLPATADGLATFCDICVQAFAGFAVVKPQVAFFEAYGTAGFAVLERTIAALQGNGVLVLADAKRGDIGSTMSAYAAAWVGDSPLAADAVTASPYLGFGSLRPLLEVAAAHDRGVFVLAATSNPEGATVQRADADGRTVAQLIVDHVAAANAATQPEPGCIGSIGVVVGATVIEPPDLSALAGPVLVPGVGAQGGRPEALAGLGGAAPGQLLPAVSREVLRAGPSVSELRAAGERMLDAVAYLSAG, translated from the coding sequence ATGACCAGCTTTGGCGTCCGGCTGGCCGACGCGAAGTCGCGCCGCGGGCCGCTGTGTCTGGGTATCGATCCGCACCCCGAGCTGTTGCGGGCCTGGGACCTGCCGGCGACCGCCGATGGTTTGGCCACCTTCTGCGACATCTGCGTGCAGGCCTTCGCCGGTTTCGCCGTCGTCAAACCGCAGGTGGCGTTTTTCGAGGCCTACGGCACCGCCGGCTTCGCGGTGCTGGAACGCACCATCGCCGCCCTGCAAGGCAACGGGGTGCTGGTGCTGGCCGACGCCAAGCGCGGGGACATCGGGTCAACCATGTCGGCCTACGCGGCGGCGTGGGTGGGTGACTCTCCGCTGGCCGCCGACGCCGTGACGGCGTCGCCCTATCTGGGCTTCGGCTCGCTGCGGCCGCTGCTGGAGGTCGCCGCGGCACACGACCGGGGGGTGTTCGTGCTGGCGGCTACGTCCAACCCGGAGGGCGCGACCGTACAACGTGCGGACGCCGACGGCCGCACGGTGGCCCAGCTCATCGTGGACCACGTCGCTGCCGCGAACGCGGCGACCCAACCCGAGCCAGGATGCATCGGCTCCATAGGCGTCGTGGTCGGGGCGACGGTAATCGAGCCGCCCGATCTCAGTGCCCTGGCCGGACCGGTACTGGTGCCCGGTGTGGGTGCCCAAGGTGGTCGGCCCGAGGCGCTGGCCGGCTTGGGCGGCGCTGCGCCGGGCCAACTGTTGCCCGCCGTCTCGCGGGAAGTCTTACGGGCTGGTCCCTCTGTGTCGGAGCTGCGCGCGGCGGGCGAGCGAATGCTCGACGCCGTTGCCTACCTGTCGGCGGGGTAG
- the mihF gene encoding integration host factor, actinobacterial type, which translates to MALPQLTDEQRAAALEKAAAARRARAELKDRLKRGGTNLTQVLKDAESDEVLGKMKVSALLEALPKVGKVKAQEIMTELEIAPTRRLRGLGDRQRKALLEKFGSA; encoded by the coding sequence GTGGCCCTTCCCCAGTTGACCGACGAGCAGCGCGCGGCCGCGTTGGAGAAGGCTGCTGCCGCACGTCGAGCGAGAGCAGAGCTCAAGGATCGGCTCAAGCGCGGCGGCACCAACCTCACCCAGGTGCTCAAGGACGCCGAGAGCGACGAAGTTTTGGGCAAGATGAAGGTGTCTGCGCTGCTTGAGGCGTTGCCGAAGGTGGGCAAGGTCAAGGCGCAGGAAATCATGACCGAGCTGGAAATCGCGCCGACGCGTCGCTTGCGTGGCCTCGGTGACCGTCAGCGCAAGGCCCTGCTGGAAAAGTTCGGCTCCGCCTAA
- the gmk gene encoding guanylate kinase: MSGGPDTGRVVVLSGPSAVGKSTVVRCLRERVPKLHFSVSATTRAPRAGEVDGVDYHFVSPGRFQELIDGGELLEWAEIHGGLHRSGTLAEPVRAATASGVPVLIEVDLAGARAIKKAMPEAITVFLAPPSWEDLEARLVGRGTETPDVIRRRLDTARIEMAAQGDFDQVVVNRRLESACAELVSLLVSNLSSS, from the coding sequence GTGAGCGGGGGACCGGACACCGGACGAGTGGTCGTGCTGTCCGGTCCTTCCGCGGTCGGCAAGTCGACCGTGGTCCGGTGTCTGCGTGAGCGGGTCCCAAAGCTGCATTTCAGCGTTTCGGCGACGACGCGGGCACCGCGGGCCGGGGAGGTCGACGGCGTCGACTACCACTTCGTCAGTCCCGGCCGTTTCCAGGAATTGATCGACGGGGGCGAGCTGCTGGAATGGGCAGAAATCCACGGCGGGCTGCACCGATCGGGCACCCTGGCTGAGCCGGTGCGGGCCGCGACCGCGTCCGGTGTTCCGGTGCTCATCGAGGTCGATCTGGCCGGCGCCAGGGCGATCAAGAAGGCCATGCCGGAGGCCATCACCGTGTTCTTGGCGCCGCCCAGCTGGGAGGATCTGGAGGCCAGGCTGGTCGGCCGCGGCACCGAGACGCCAGACGTAATCCGTCGCCGTTTGGACACCGCACGGATCGAAATGGCCGCCCAAGGCGACTTCGACCAGGTCGTGGTGAACCGTCGATTAGAGTCTGCGTGCGCCGAATTGGTATCCTTGCTGGTGAGCAACCTGTCGAGTTCTTAA
- the rpoZ gene encoding DNA-directed RNA polymerase subunit omega: MTIPQSDASLAALDQFDPSAGGLGAYDTPLGITNPPIDELLDRVSSKYALVIYAAKRARQINDYYNQLGEGILEYVGPLVEPGLQEKPLSIAMREIHADLLEHTEGE; encoded by the coding sequence GTGACTATTCCGCAGTCCGACGCGTCGTTGGCCGCCCTGGATCAGTTCGATCCCTCCGCAGGTGGTCTGGGCGCCTACGACACCCCACTGGGCATCACCAATCCGCCCATCGACGAGTTACTGGACCGCGTGTCGAGCAAGTACGCCCTGGTCATCTACGCGGCTAAGCGGGCTCGGCAGATCAACGACTACTACAACCAGCTCGGCGAGGGCATCCTCGAATACGTCGGCCCGCTGGTCGAGCCCGGGTTGCAGGAAAAGCCGCTGTCCATCGCGATGCGTGAGATCCACGCCGACCTGCTCGAACACACCGAGGGCGAGTAA